The following DNA comes from Legionella sp. PATHC032.
AGCCATGTAAAAATTTATGTACGAGAGAGTGAGCCTTTCCCCATCAAGGTAAGTTGGAGGAGGTTGTTCAACAGTATACACCTCAAGTGTTCTCCCTCTAGAATCCTTAGATGATTTAAGAATTTCAAAGTTCTCTTGCAGACGATGATAATTAGGATCTTCTTTATCATTGGTAATAAGGCATAATACCTTTCCAGGAGCAATAAATGTAGCTATTTCATCAACATGACCATCTGTTTCATCGCCTATCAATCCCATATTCAGCCAAATAATGTGCTCGGCTCCCAGGTAATTCAAAAGGTATTGCTCGATTTCCTGCTGAGTTAAATGAGGGTTTCTATTGGTATTTAATAAACATTCTTTGCTTGTTAATATTGTCCCCTCACCATCGACATGAAAGGATCCTCCTTCCATAACCAACTGTGCATAGAAGTATTGAGCACCAGTGTATTTTATTAATTGAGAAGCTATTAAATTATCTAAAGCGCAGTCAGCGTAATTACCACCCCAGGCATTATGTATCCAATCTATTCCAGCAAGTTGTTTTGCTTCATTAATTAAAAAAGTAGCACCCGTATCACGGGTCCATGAGTCGTTAATTGGTAAAGAGATAATTTCAATATTAGGGCCATTGCATAATTTTTTAGCTGAATCTTCATCACCTGGATTGACTAATAAAGTGACAGGCTCAAATTGAGAAATAGCATTTGCAACCCGAGCATAGGCAATTTTTGCTTTATCTAATCCGATTTTAGACCAAGTGTTTTGATGACAAGGCCATGCCATCCAGCATCGCTCATGAGGATACCATTCAGCAGGCATATAAAAACCATTTTGTTTCGGAGTTGTATTCATAATCACTGTGCTATATTTCCATCAAGGTAAGTTAATTGAGAAAAAATACTTCTTAATTCATTTAGGTAAGAGAGAGCCTTTTCCTTAGGAAGTTCAGATTTTATTAATTGCTTTTCATAAGATTGAATTAATTTCTTGGTATCGAAATGGGCTAAATTCAACACGTTTGTGACAGTGTCACCACTGACTAAATCATCCAGCTCAAAATGCCCATCATCAGAAAGTTTTACATCCAAAGAATTGGTATCTCCAAACAAGTTATGAAGATTACCTAATATTTCCTGATAGGCGCCAACCAGGAAAAATCCCATATTATAAGGGTTGTTGACATCATAAGAAGGGAGCATCAATGTGGTTGTAACACAGGAACTACCAGGATATTGTTTAATTGTACCATCTGAATCGCAGGTTAAATCTTGCAGAATGCTATGCATGCTAAGCGTTCTATCAAGCTGAGAGATAGGGGCTACCGGGAAAATCTGGCCAATGGCCCATGCATCAGGAATAGATTGGAAAAAAGAAATATTACAAAATATCTTGGCAGCCATGCATTCATTGATTCGCATCAGTAAAGCTTTTTCACTTGGATTTTCTTCATCCAGTTTATCTTTTATCTCCATACAAATGTTTGTGTAAAAAGCTTCCACTTTGGCTTTTTCCTGCAGACTGATTACCCCATGTTTAAAAAGGGAGTGTGCTTCATTAAGCGAATGTGCTGCATAATTATATATTTCAGTAGGTGAGCTGTCTGTTATTGCTTGGTAAGTATCGTAAATATCGCGAATGACATGTGAGTCATCCTCCGATATTTCAGGAAGGACAGGCGCCTTATTGATGATTTCTATATCCGTAATATTGGAAATTAATACAGCATGATGAGCTGTTAATGCTCGTCCTGATTCGGAGATAAGATCAGGTTCTGGTATCTCAGCTTCCTGACATAAGTGTTTTAAAGCTAACATGATGTGCGTAGCATACTCAACAAGACTGTAGTTCATTGAGCATCCTTTATTAGATCGAGTTCCCTCATAATCCACACTCAGACCTCCACCAACATCAATTGTGCTTATTGGAGCATTGAGCTGACGTAACTCAATATAGTATCTCGCTACTTCCTGCATGCAATGGCGTATGTCATGGATGTTGGCAATTTGAGAGCCTAAATGGCAGTGCATTAACTGTAGACAATCCAGCATATCATTGGCTTTTAATTGTAAAATCAGTTCAAGTACCTGTTTGGCATTCAATCCAAATTTTGACTTAACCCCACCTGTATTTTCCCACTTGCCAGCACTCTTGCTGACTAGCCGAATTCGTACGCCTAATGTCGGTTTTACTTGAAGGCGCGCAGATTCCTTTAAAATAATGTCCAATTCGGATTTTTTTTCAATAACAATAAAAACCTTATGACCCATTTGTTGAGCAATTAGCGCTGTACGAATGTAGCTTGTATCTTTATAGCCGTTACAAACGATGGTACTTTGATGATCACCCAGCATACCTATAACCGCCATCAATTCAGGTTTGCTGCCTGCTTCAAGACCTATCCGATTATCAGGCGATTTTAACAATTCCCGCACCACACTTTGTTCCTGGTTAACTTTAATCGGATAAACCAGTTGATAATTACCGGCATAATAGGTATCTTCTCGAGCCTGGGTGAA
Coding sequences within:
- the speA gene encoding biosynthetic arginine decarboxylase, translating into MNNNTLSDGNLYNIENWGEGYFRINSKGNIEISKKPGKQGVELQTIVDAADRAGLHLPLLIRCSDILHDRVHRIYQAFTQAREDTYYAGNYQLVYPIKVNQEQSVVRELLKSPDNRIGLEAGSKPELMAVIGMLGDHQSTIVCNGYKDTSYIRTALIAQQMGHKVFIVIEKKSELDIILKESARLQVKPTLGVRIRLVSKSAGKWENTGGVKSKFGLNAKQVLELILQLKANDMLDCLQLMHCHLGSQIANIHDIRHCMQEVARYYIELRQLNAPISTIDVGGGLSVDYEGTRSNKGCSMNYSLVEYATHIMLALKHLCQEAEIPEPDLISESGRALTAHHAVLISNITDIEIINKAPVLPEISEDDSHVIRDIYDTYQAITDSSPTEIYNYAAHSLNEAHSLFKHGVISLQEKAKVEAFYTNICMEIKDKLDEENPSEKALLMRINECMAAKIFCNISFFQSIPDAWAIGQIFPVAPISQLDRTLSMHSILQDLTCDSDGTIKQYPGSSCVTTTLMLPSYDVNNPYNMGFFLVGAYQEILGNLHNLFGDTNSLDVKLSDDGHFELDDLVSGDTVTNVLNLAHFDTKKLIQSYEKQLIKSELPKEKALSYLNELRSIFSQLTYLDGNIAQ
- a CDS encoding agmatine deiminase family protein, coding for MNTTPKQNGFYMPAEWYPHERCWMAWPCHQNTWSKIGLDKAKIAYARVANAISQFEPVTLLVNPGDEDSAKKLCNGPNIEIISLPINDSWTRDTGATFLINEAKQLAGIDWIHNAWGGNYADCALDNLIASQLIKYTGAQYFYAQLVMEGGSFHVDGEGTILTSKECLLNTNRNPHLTQQEIEQYLLNYLGAEHIIWLNMGLIGDETDGHVDEIATFIAPGKVLCLITNDKEDPNYHRLQENFEILKSSKDSRGRTLEVYTVEQPPPTYLDGERLTLSYINFYMANQGIVMPAFGYESFDRLAYQLFLQIFPGYKITQIDALDVFSGGGGIHCITQQQPKSIGIAG